The DNA sequence TCCCGTGGGTGCCGCGCGGCCCCCCGGGACCTCCGCCCCGATCCTGGCCGGTCGGGTCAGGTGATCGTCATGCCGCCGTCGACGGCCCAGGTCTGGCCGGTGACGTAGCCGCCCGCACCGGAGGCGAGGAACAGCACGGCCGCCGTCAGCTCCTCCGGGTCGCCGACGCGTCCCATGGGGATCCGCTCGGCCATCCTCTCCAGGTAGCCGTCCTGGTACTGGTCGGTCATCTCGGAGGCGAAGAACCCGGGTGCGATCGCGTTGACCCGGATGCCCCTGCGGGTGGCCCACTGCTGGGCCAGGTCGCGGGTCAGGCCGACGATCGCGGCCTTCGACGCCGAGTACGCCGCCTGCGGCAGCAACGCCGTGGTCAGGCCCAGCACCGAGGAGATGTTGACGATGCTGGACCCGGCGCCCATGTGCGGCGCGCAGGCCTGCGCCATCCAGTAGGAGCCGTTGAGGTTCACGTCGATGACCGAGGTGAACTGGTCGGGGGTCTCCTTCAGGGCCGGGACGGCGGTGCCGATCCCGGCGTTGTTGACCAGCACGTCGAGCCGACCGAACTCGTCCACCGCCGCCCGGGCGAGTGCCCGGCAGTCCTCGGGCCTGGTGACGTCGGTGGCGACGGCGACCGCGCGCCGCCCGGTCGCCTCCACCATGGCCACGGTGTCGGAGAGCCGCTCGGTCCGGCGGGCGCCGAGGACGAGGTCGGCGCCCGCCTCGGCGAGGCCCGTCGCGAAGGCCACGCCGAGGCCGGACGACGCACCGGTGACGACGGCGACTCGGCCGTCCATTCGGAACCGCTCCATCACGCTCACGCCCGGACCCTAACCCGGATCAGTCGCGCAGCCGGTCGGCGAGCTGGGGGACGAGCCGCTCGAGGGTGAACGGGGCGGACAGCACGCTGTTGTAGGTCATGCCCGCCCGCACGTCGGCATCCGGGATGATCATGTCGCCACGGGCGACGACCGGGACCTGGGCGAGGACCGGGTCGGTGTCGACCTGGCGGCGGGCCGGTCCCTCGTCGGCCAGCACGACCAGCGCGTCGCCGTCGAGCAGCCCGGCCTGCTCGGACGCGAGCTCGACGTAGAAGCTGCTGCCGTCGTCGAGCGCGGCGACCCGCTCGGGGAGGACGAAACCGAGACCGGACATGAACTGTCCGCGCGCGTCGGCCGGGGTGAAGGCGCCGTACCTGCCGTCGAAGGGCAGCACCGCGGGGGCGGTCGCGCCGCGGAACTCCGGGTGCGCGGCGACGGCGTCGGCGAACGCCGCGTCGGCGGTCCGGACGAGCTCCTCGCCGCGCTCCCGCTCGCCGAGTGCGGCGGCGACGGTGCGGGCCTGGTCGCTGCGGGGCACGCCGTAGGCGATGGTGCCGGCCGGACGGGCGACCACCGGGGCGATCGCGGACAGCCGGTCGTAGGTGGCCTCGTCGATGCCCGAGGTGACGGCGATGATCACGTCCGGGGCGAGCGCGGCGAGCCGCTCCAGGCTCGGGGAGGTGTCGGGCTCGGACAGCAGCTGGGGCGGGTTGCCGCGCACCAGGTCGCGGCCCCACGGGCCCACCCCATTGGTGTCCTGGAACACCGGGTAGGACGTGGTGGCCAGCGGGGTCACTCCCAACGCGAGGACCGGGTCGATGTCGGTCACCCCAGGGTGACGACCCGCTCCGGCCGGGCCGGGATCTCCGTGCTGCCGTAGACGTGGTCGATGCGGACCGGGAACGTCCCGCCGGACCCGGACGGCGCGGCGGCCGGGCCGGGGTCGGAGGCGCAGGCGCTGAGCAGTCCCGCGAGAGCGAGCACGACGATCGTCCGACGGAGCACCCCCGGACCATAGTCCAGGCTCGCCTAACCTGGAATGCCCGGTTCGTCGCGGGCCGCGCGTTCGCACCGGCCGTCGGTTCCGGGCACCGGTGCGAACGCGCCGGGTCAGCCGCGCGGGCGGCGCTTGCGGGCCACCACGGCCCGGTAGAGCAGCGGGTCGCGGCTGGTCGCGAGCCGGTGCCGGTAGACGGTCGCGCCCAGCTCCTCCAGCTCGCCGGAGGCGAGCATCGAGGAGATGAGCCCGGCGAACCCGGAGGTGTCGCCGTCGTTCAGGAAGTCGTCGCGCAGGGTGATCGCGACGAATCCGTCGTCGGCGACCATCTCGAAGGCGGCGCGGAACGCCGCGGGCGGGATGTCACCGAAGCCGAGCGCGGCGACGCAGGTCAGGGCGTCGAAACCGCCCGCGGAGATGGTCTCGGTGGTCTCGTCGTCGAGGGCGATGAGGTCGACGACGTGGTAGTCGTCGTAGACCCCGGGGCGGTCGCGTTCGGCGGCGTCGCGGGCCTCGGGGAGGATGTCGATCCCCACGACCTTCCCGACGCCGCGGGCGCGCAGCTCCTCGGCGACGATGCCGTTGCCGGCGCCGACGTCGAGGACGCGCAGCCCGGACGGGTCGACACCGACGGCGTCGAGCTGCTCGGCCAGGGCGCCCGCGACCACGGCCGGGGACTGGCACTGCAGGATGTCGTAGAAGAGCTTCTCGTAGAGGCCGGGGATCTTGAACAGCTCGTCGTAGTCGTGGAAGCGGTACTCGGTCCACCCGTGTCCGAGGTCGATGACGCAGTACTCCGCGTCCTGCTCGAACGAGGTCGTGGGCTCCGGCAGAGCAAGCCGGTAGGTCGGTTCGGAACGCTCGACGGCCATGAACACCTTCCTGGTCGGGAACGGACACCTCGACGCTAGTGCACCCGCCACCCCCGTCCGGGGGTGAGCGATGTCGCACGGGCCGTTCCGCGGCCCGGCGGCGGGTGGTGACACGATCGGCTGCGGGATGACACCCGGAGATCACCGTCGATCAGCGAGGAGAGACATGACCCAGCAGCAGAGGACCGCGATCGTCACCGGTGGGGCGCGCGGCATCGGGGCCGCCACCGCGATCCGGCTCGCCGCCGACGGACACAAGGTCGCGGTGCTGGACCTGGAGGAGTCGGCCGCGAAGGCGACCGTCGAGGCCATCGAGTCCGCGGGCGGGACCGCGGCCGCGTTCGGTGCGAACGTCGCCGACGAGCAGGCCGTCGCCGCCGCCGTCGACGCGGTCACCGAGCGCCTCGGCGCACCCACCGTGCTGATCAACAACGCCGGCATCACCAAGGACAACCTGCTGTTCAAGATGACCGTGGACGACTGGGACGCGGTCATGGGTGTGCACCTGCGCGGTGCGTTCCTGATGACCCGCGCGGTGCAGAAGCACATGGTCGACGCCGCCTGGGGGCGGGTCGTGAACCTGTCCTCGACCTCGGCGCTGGGCAACCGCGGCCAGGCGAACTACTCCGCGGCGAAGGCCGGCATGCAGGGCTTCACCAAGACCCTGGCGATCGAGCTCGGCAAGTTCGGCGTCACCGCGAACTGCATCGCCCCCGGCTTCATCGCCTCGGAGATGACCAAGGCGACCGCCGAGCGGATCGGCGTGGACTGGGAGGACTTCAAGGCCGCCCGGGCCAAGGAGATCCCGGTGCAGCGCCCCGGCGCGCCCGAGGACATCGCCCAGACCGTGTCGTTCTTCGTCGACGAGCGGTCGTCGTTCGTGAGCGGCCAGGTCATCTACGTGGCCGGCGGCCCGAAGGCCTGACCCGCGCCGCACGACGGGCCGGCACCGCGGAGGCGGTGCCGGCCCGTCGTGCGCTCCGGAGTGGTCAGGAGGTGCTGGTCATGGGCGCGATCGCCCAGCCGGGGATGTCCTCCTGGCCGGAGACCGGCACCGGGTCGGCGGAGAAGTTGACCAGCAGCACCGAGCCGTCGGCGGCGCGGAAGCCGCCCAGCGAGGAGCCGTCGGTCGCCCGGCCCAGCTCCACGGTGCCCTCACGCAGCTTCGGCACGAGCCAGCGCCACGCATCGGTCAGCGGGGTCGCCTGGCCGCCGTTCTCCTCGGTCGCGGGGGTCCACAGCGAGGAGTACTCGAGCGATTCGGCGCCCTCCGGGCCCCACAGCAGCGAGCCCTGGGTGCCGGACCGGGCCATCGCCTGCAGGGCCGCGATCGTCGAGACGGCGCTGGCGGGGGAGGCGTAGCCGGCCTGGGCGTCGGCGGGGACGTTCGCGTAGAACTCCGCCCACCAGATCGGCAGCTGGGTGCGTTCCTGGATCCAGCGGTCGATCACGGAGAACTTCTCCGCGCCGACGTCGACCGGGGAGATCGCGTCCTGCTGGCCACGGTTGGTGGTGGAGCCGTCGACGACGATGAAGTCCGCGCCGACGTTGTTGGCCAGCCAGTAGTCGAGGACGTCGAGCGGCCGCTGGTCGAGCGCACCCCAGGGGCCGCGGATGTCCGAGGCGTCTCCGGAGTCGACCGGGACGCTGCTCATGATGACGTACGGGCCGCCGACCTGGACGTCGGGCCGGACCTCCTTCACCGCGCGGTACACCTCGTTGTACATCGCGGTGTAGCCCTCGTAGTCCCAGCGGTTCTCGGCCTGGTTGTAGAAGCCCTTGAGCTCGTTCCAGACCAGGACGCGGTCGACCTGCGGGTAGCGCTGGACGGCCTCGCGGGCGAGGTTGGCGAAGTCGGCGAAGTGCTCGGGCAGCGGCGCCTTCTCCAGCCGGTCCCAGCGGGTGGCGCCGCTGTCGCGCGGGGCGCCCTTCATCCAGTCCGGGGAGCAGCACAGCGTCAGCATCGCCTTGCCGCCGGTCTCCTCGGTCAGCTGCATCCGGCGGTCCAGCGAGCCCCAGTCGTACTCACCGGGCCGGGGCTCGGGGTTCAGCGTGCCGAAGCCCATGAGGTGGTGGTTCTGGTACTCCTCGCCGAGGCTGGACAGGATGTCCACCCCGCGCTGGCGGGCCTGCGCCGGCTCGGTGTCGTCGAGGCTGTCCTGGGTGTGGGTCACCCCGATCTCCATCGGTCCCGGCTGCTTGTCCCACCGCCAGCTGCCCAGGTCGACGGCCTTCGCGGAGGCCTCCAGGGCCGACGACGGCGCGGTGCCGCCGGCGGTGTCGTCACCGCCGACCCCCGAGGTGCAGGCGGCGAGGGCCAGGACCCCCGAGAGCACCAGGGCCAGGGTCGGGGCCCGGCGGAGGCCGGACCGGAACCGGGGGGTCCGCGACGCGGACCTCGGTCCTGACGTCGTCGGGGAGGGACGGCGTGACGCTCGCACGGGGTGGTGACCTCACGTTCTGACCGGACGCGGCGCCGGGCGGATGCCGTGGCGCGCGCGGGCTCGTACTGACTCCTGCACTCCTGCACGGGACGGTGTCCCGGCGAGGTGCTCCCAGCGTGTCAGGGGCCTCCTGTGACCCGACTGAGAGAACCCCGGGCACGCTCGGAGCCGGCGCGAGCCCGCTATCGGACGTTCGGAGCAGGGTAGGGCCGCGGTTCGCGAGGGCTGCACGCAGCCCCGTCACGCAGGTGGACCTTCTTGTCGCGCAGCGTGTACACGCGGTCGGCGCGCGGCAGCACCGCCGGGTCGTGGGTGATGAGCAGCACCGCACGCCCCGCCGCGGCGGCGAGCAGGTCGTCGAGGACGGCGTCGCGGGTGTCCGGGTCGAGGTGGGCGGTGGGCTCGTCGAGCACCAGCACCG is a window from the Pseudonocardia sp. HH130629-09 genome containing:
- a CDS encoding class I SAM-dependent DNA methyltransferase translates to MAVERSEPTYRLALPEPTTSFEQDAEYCVIDLGHGWTEYRFHDYDELFKIPGLYEKLFYDILQCQSPAVVAGALAEQLDAVGVDPSGLRVLDVGAGNGIVAEELRARGVGKVVGIDILPEARDAAERDRPGVYDDYHVVDLIALDDETTETISAGGFDALTCVAALGFGDIPPAAFRAAFEMVADDGFVAITLRDDFLNDGDTSGFAGLISSMLASGELEELGATVYRHRLATSRDPLLYRAVVARKRRPRG
- a CDS encoding SDR family NAD(P)-dependent oxidoreductase, which produces MSVMERFRMDGRVAVVTGASSGLGVAFATGLAEAGADLVLGARRTERLSDTVAMVEATGRRAVAVATDVTRPEDCRALARAAVDEFGRLDVLVNNAGIGTAVPALKETPDQFTSVIDVNLNGSYWMAQACAPHMGAGSSIVNISSVLGLTTALLPQAAYSASKAAIVGLTRDLAQQWATRRGIRVNAIAPGFFASEMTDQYQDGYLERMAERIPMGRVGDPEELTAAVLFLASGAGGYVTGQTWAVDGGMTIT
- the fabG gene encoding 3-oxoacyl-ACP reductase FabG produces the protein MTQQQRTAIVTGGARGIGAATAIRLAADGHKVAVLDLEESAAKATVEAIESAGGTAAAFGANVADEQAVAAAVDAVTERLGAPTVLINNAGITKDNLLFKMTVDDWDAVMGVHLRGAFLMTRAVQKHMVDAAWGRVVNLSSTSALGNRGQANYSAAKAGMQGFTKTLAIELGKFGVTANCIAPGFIASEMTKATAERIGVDWEDFKAARAKEIPVQRPGAPEDIAQTVSFFVDERSSFVSGQVIYVAGGPKA
- a CDS encoding ABC transporter substrate-binding protein, producing MTDIDPVLALGVTPLATTSYPVFQDTNGVGPWGRDLVRGNPPQLLSEPDTSPSLERLAALAPDVIIAVTSGIDEATYDRLSAIAPVVARPAGTIAYGVPRSDQARTVAAALGERERGEELVRTADAAFADAVAAHPEFRGATAPAVLPFDGRYGAFTPADARGQFMSGLGFVLPERVAALDDGSSFYVELASEQAGLLDGDALVVLADEGPARRQVDTDPVLAQVPVVARGDMIIPDADVRAGMTYNSVLSAPFTLERLVPQLADRLRD
- a CDS encoding GH39 family glycosyl hydrolase is translated as MLSGVLALAACTSGVGGDDTAGGTAPSSALEASAKAVDLGSWRWDKQPGPMEIGVTHTQDSLDDTEPAQARQRGVDILSSLGEEYQNHHLMGFGTLNPEPRPGEYDWGSLDRRMQLTEETGGKAMLTLCCSPDWMKGAPRDSGATRWDRLEKAPLPEHFADFANLAREAVQRYPQVDRVLVWNELKGFYNQAENRWDYEGYTAMYNEVYRAVKEVRPDVQVGGPYVIMSSVPVDSGDASDIRGPWGALDQRPLDVLDYWLANNVGADFIVVDGSTTNRGQQDAISPVDVGAEKFSVIDRWIQERTQLPIWWAEFYANVPADAQAGYASPASAVSTIAALQAMARSGTQGSLLWGPEGAESLEYSSLWTPATEENGGQATPLTDAWRWLVPKLREGTVELGRATDGSSLGGFRAADGSVLLVNFSADPVPVSGQEDIPGWAIAPMTSTS